Part of the Streptomyces sp. NBC_01460 genome, GACACTTTCGCGAAAGGTGAACCGCGAAAATGGGGCGGGGGCTATTTAGGGGTAAAATCACCCCTCTTTTTTAAAGCGTACGTTCTCTGCTGCATTTCATGCTTTTCTCAAAAACCAGTAACGGAGACCTGAACATGTCTAGAATCGCAAAGACCTCGCGCACGAGTATCGTCGGCCTGGCCACTGCTGCGGCAGCTGCGATGACGATCGTGGCCCTCCCCACCAGCGCCTCCGCCACAGACATCACGACCCCGGCCGGCTACGAGGAGTACCTCAACAACCAGGTCGAGTTCGGCGTCGACGGCGCCAGCGAGACGCTGGGTGACTTCCAGGAGCTCTCAAGCAGCGACCAGGAGAGCTTCATGGATCTCCTGAATGACCCGCAGCGCGGCCAGGAGCTCGGGGACTTCCTCTCGGACACCGCCGGCGGCGTGATCGACGAGGAAAACTTCGAGACCCAGATGACGAAGGAGACGGAAGGCGGAGACGTCGTCCTGACCGCAGAAATCGACGTCAAGGACAACGTTGCTGCCCCCGACCCCGATGACGATCTGTCCGACCCTTCGGTGACGTACAAGGACAAGACGATCACCTACTCCGTCTACGACAAGATCTTCGGAGTCAAGGTCACTCGCGTGACGGTCGGCGTCAACTACCGGTACTCGTCCTCGCGAGTGAGCAAGGTGTACAGCGGGTTCGCCTCGCACAAGAACTTCGTCCCGTTCTCCGACTTCTCGCACGGCGTCGTCTCGAAGTGGATTTCGGCGAACCCGGCTAACAACGCACATGCCGAGACGGTCTGGCAGGGCACGTGGGCCGGCTTCGACTGGGACGCCCGCCAGCGCGTGTGGGCCGACCAGGCCGGCTTCAAGGGCGGCTACCTCAAGTAGTAGTCTCCTGAGGAAAAAGCCTTTACCGTGTTAGAGAGCCGACCGTGGGGTGCCACTGCACACGGTCGGCTCTGGCCGCTGGAAAATCGAAACGTTCTGGGTGAACGCACACCGTGTCATTCTCCACAAAGGGGAATGCGTGTTCGGGGCAATGACCATCGGGGAAAAGATTCAATTTGCGGCATATGCCCTTGCGCTGGCTGGCGTAGTGGCTACAATTGTCTGGTCCATCCGCCACAAAAGCTCGTAAGCGACCTCTCAGCAACATGCCGGCAGTCCGTAACCGGTGACAGCATTCCGGCATTCATGGTGGTGCGAGCACCTGCCCGTGGATCCTGGACGCCGTAACGGTCCTCTGGCTGATCGCTAGACGTGACCCACCACCAACGAAGCGACCCCTGGCAGGGAAAGTGCCAGGGGTCGCTTCATGTGTCCGAGCGTACGTCGCCACCGCCGGCACAGCACAAGGGTCCACCCACGACGCGGCCGGGGCCTGCACGGCGTCCTGCACCTCTAGTGTGATGCGCCAGAAATCCTGAGGGTTAGAGGATGTCTCACGTGGTGAGTCTCGCGAGCCTCTTGTAGCAGGTGAGGGCTGCTGCGAGGCCGAGGAAGGCGAGGAAGTGGCTGCCTTTTCGCTCGTACCGGACGGTGAGGCGGCGGTATCCGAAGAGCCAGGAGATCGACCGCTCGATCTTCCAGCGGTGCCGTCCGAGCCGCTCGCCGGACTCGATGCCGGGGCGGGCGATCCGTGGGACGAGGTTCCGGCTGCGGAGCCAGCGCAGGTGCTCGGCGGAGTAATAGGCCTTGTCCGCGCGGATCTTCCCCGGCCGCCGCCGACGGGGTCCGCGCCGGGATCGGACGGCTGGTATGCCCAGGATGAGCGGCTTGAACGCCTGACTGTCGTGCATGTTCGCCCCCGACACCGCGACGGCCAGCGGCAGGCCCTGGGCCTCGGACAGCACATGCAGTTTGCTGCCTTTCTTGCCACGATCGACCGGATTCGGTCCGGTCAGCGAGCCCCCCTATTAGCTCGTACCGACGCGGCGTCGACGATCGCGGACGACCAGTCCAGATCGCCTCTGGAGCCGAGCTCGTCCAGTACCGCCCGGTGCAGCCTGCGCCACAACCCGGCCGCGGCCCACACGCTGAACCGGCGGTGCGCAGTCGCCGGCGAGACACCGAAGGACTCCGGCAAATGCCGCCAGGCACACCCACTCGTCAGCACGTACACCACAGCGGCGAACACCGCCCGTTCCTCCACCGGAGCAGTACCACCGCCCTGCGGGCGGGAGACAAACTTCGGCATCAATGGAGCGAACAGCTCCCACAGTTCGTCGGGAACGAGCCGACGCGACAGATCAACCCTCACGAATCAGCATCATGCCCGTGTGGAGGCTCAGTCGTTGTCACCGCAGGCACCAGATAGCCTGCGCAAAGAGCAGTTCGAATCAGCCGGTCTGTCACCAGAGAGGCGTTGCGGTTGTCACACATGGGCGACGCCTGGGTTGAACGGGTACCGGTGCGTAGCATTCCTCGCGAGGAGCTCATCGCCATGCTTCGCGAACAGACCCAGGCATGCGGACCTGCGCGTGAAACCTTGATTGCCGGG contains:
- a CDS encoding IS5 family transposase (programmed frameshift) → MRVDLSRRLVPDELWELFAPLMPKFVSRPQGGGTAPVEERAVFAAVVYVLTSGCAWRHLPESFGVSPATAHRRFSVWAAAGLWRRLHRAVLDELGSRGDLDWSSAIVDAASVRANRGSLTGPNPVDRGKKGSKLHVLSEAQGLPLAVAVSGANMHDSQAFKPLILGIPAVRSRRGPRRRRPGKIRADKAYYSAEHLRWLRSRNLVPRIARPGIESGERLGRHRWKIERSISWLFGYRRLTVRYERKGSHFLAFLGLAAALTCYKRLARLTT